Proteins encoded together in one Sinorhizobium sp. B11 window:
- a CDS encoding aldo/keto reductase yields MTSDNPIRWGIIGPGTIARTFADGVAHSRTGKLVAIATRNPDKPGLADGFPGARIVNGYEALLRDNEVDAIYIATPHTGHAEWAIKAIRAGKHVLVEKPIALSAYDAEAIYYEAKKAGVFAGEAFMYRVHPQTEKLVELVKSGVIGEIRIIRSSFGFSMGTYRPEHRLFANETAGGGILDVGGYPVSMARLIAGAAAGKPFLDPEKVSGVAHLGQSGVDEWASAVLKFPNEIIAEVSCSIMAQQDNVLRIIGSQGRIEVKDFWFASGHKGGVGKIEIFKNGEQETIEVKEDRWLYSFEADAAGDAIRAGEKEFRSPGMSWADSINNLKVLDQWRDSVGLEYGVEKAAKRTVNIAGDAVRRGSSIPQRQIPGISKPASVVTLGFEFFPSFAAASLTLDTFFEAGGNVFDTAFVYGGGKTESIFGDWHTSRQVPREEIVLIGKGAHSPLCYPDVISKQLDQSLNRLKTDYVDIYFMHRDNTDVPVGEFVDAMDAEVKRGRIRGIFGGSNWTRERFDEAIAYARKNGKAAPAALSNNFSLAEMLDPIWAGCVAASDDEWKNWLNEKQIPNFAWSSQGRGFFTDRAGRDKRDDEEIVRCWYSDRNFERRDRAIALAKELGRHPIHIALAYVIAKPFPVIPLIGPRTIAELEDSLSALDIKLTPEQVKWLEA; encoded by the coding sequence ATGACTTCAGATAATCCGATCCGCTGGGGCATTATCGGCCCCGGCACTATCGCCCGCACCTTTGCCGATGGCGTCGCGCATTCACGCACCGGCAAGCTCGTGGCCATCGCGACCCGCAATCCCGATAAGCCGGGCCTCGCCGACGGCTTTCCTGGCGCGCGTATCGTCAATGGTTACGAAGCACTGCTAAGGGACAACGAGGTCGACGCGATCTATATCGCCACGCCGCATACCGGCCACGCCGAATGGGCCATCAAGGCGATCCGCGCCGGCAAGCATGTGCTGGTCGAAAAGCCGATCGCTCTCTCAGCCTATGATGCCGAGGCAATCTACTATGAGGCGAAAAAGGCCGGTGTGTTTGCCGGTGAAGCCTTCATGTATCGCGTCCATCCGCAGACCGAAAAGCTGGTAGAACTCGTCAAGAGCGGCGTGATCGGCGAAATCCGCATCATCCGCTCGAGCTTCGGCTTCAGCATGGGGACATACAGGCCGGAACACCGCCTGTTTGCCAATGAAACGGCAGGCGGCGGCATTCTCGATGTCGGGGGCTATCCCGTTTCCATGGCCCGGCTGATCGCGGGTGCGGCGGCGGGCAAACCCTTCCTCGATCCGGAAAAGGTTTCGGGTGTCGCCCATCTCGGCCAGTCCGGTGTCGATGAATGGGCGTCGGCCGTACTCAAATTCCCTAACGAAATCATAGCCGAGGTCTCATGCTCGATCATGGCGCAGCAGGACAATGTGCTGCGCATCATCGGCTCGCAGGGCCGTATCGAGGTGAAGGATTTCTGGTTCGCCTCCGGTCACAAGGGCGGGGTCGGCAAGATCGAGATTTTCAAGAATGGCGAGCAGGAAACAATCGAAGTCAAGGAAGACCGCTGGCTTTACTCTTTCGAAGCGGATGCTGCCGGTGACGCGATCCGCGCCGGCGAGAAGGAATTCCGCTCACCCGGCATGAGCTGGGCGGACTCGATCAACAATCTGAAGGTGCTCGACCAATGGCGCGATTCGGTTGGCCTCGAATATGGTGTCGAGAAAGCCGCCAAGCGCACCGTGAACATTGCCGGCGACGCCGTCCGGCGCGGCAGCTCCATTCCGCAGCGCCAGATCCCCGGCATTTCCAAACCCGCTTCGGTCGTCACCCTCGGTTTCGAATTCTTCCCGAGTTTCGCAGCCGCCTCGCTGACGCTCGACACCTTTTTTGAAGCCGGTGGCAATGTCTTCGATACGGCCTTCGTCTATGGCGGCGGCAAGACGGAGAGCATTTTTGGCGACTGGCATACAAGCCGGCAGGTACCACGCGAGGAGATCGTGCTGATCGGCAAGGGCGCCCATTCGCCGCTCTGCTATCCTGATGTCATCAGCAAGCAGCTCGACCAGTCTCTCAACCGCCTGAAGACCGATTATGTCGATATCTACTTCATGCATCGCGACAATACCGACGTACCTGTCGGTGAATTCGTCGATGCCATGGATGCCGAGGTCAAGCGCGGCCGCATCCGCGGCATCTTCGGTGGCTCGAACTGGACGCGCGAGCGCTTCGACGAAGCGATTGCCTATGCGAGAAAGAACGGCAAGGCAGCGCCCGCCGCCCTTTCCAACAACTTCTCGCTTGCCGAAATGCTCGATCCGATCTGGGCCGGCTGCGTTGCCGCCTCCGATGACGAGTGGAAAAATTGGCTGAACGAAAAGCAGATCCCGAACTTTGCCTGGTCGAGCCAGGGCCGCGGTTTCTTCACCGACCGGGCCGGCCGCGACAAGCGTGACGACGAGGAGATCGTGCGCTGCTGGTATTCGGATCGCAATTTCGAACGGCGTGACCGCGCGATCGCGCTTGCCAAGGAGCTTGGCCGGCATCCGATCCATATCGCACTTGCCTATGTCATCGCCAAACCCTTCCCGGTCATTCCGCTGATCGGGCCGCGCACGATCGCAGAACTGGAAGACAGCCTTTCGGCGTTGGACATCAAGTTGACGCCTGAACAGGTGAAATGGCTGGAAGCCTGA